A single region of the Nicotiana sylvestris chromosome 6, ASM39365v2, whole genome shotgun sequence genome encodes:
- the LOC104231368 gene encoding uncharacterized protein, which translates to MASKIQQLQSKACQASQFLAKHGTGYYKQLLEQNKQYIVEPPTVEKCNELSKQLLYTRLASIPGRYESFWKEVDSVKHMWRNRKELKVEDAGIAALFGLECFAWYCAGEIVGRGFTFTGYYV; encoded by the exons ATGGCATCCAAGATTCAGCAACTGCAATCTAAGGCATGTCAAGCTTCACAGTTTCTTGCTAAGCATGGTACTGGGTACTACAAACAGTTGCTGGAGCAGAACAAACAGTATATTGTGGAGCCACCTACTGTTGAAAAATGCAATGAATTGTCCAAGCAGTTGCTCTACACTCGTCTTGCCAG CATCCCTGGCCGTTATGAGTCATTTTGGAAGGAAGTCGATTCTGTCAAGCACATGTGGAGGAATAGAAAGGAATTGAAGGTTGAAGATGCAGGCATTGCTGCTTTGTTCGGCTTGGAGTGCTTTGCATGGTATTGTGCTGGTGAGATAGTAGGAAGAGGATTTACATTCACTGGTTACTATGTCTGA
- the LOC104231367 gene encoding uncharacterized protein, protein MASKIQQLQSKAYQASQFLAKHGTGYYKQLLEQNKQYIVEPPTVEKCNELSKQLLYTRLASIPGRYESFWKEVDSVKHMWRNRKELKVEDAGIAALFGLECFAWYCAGEIVGRGFTFTGYYV, encoded by the exons ATGGCATCCAAAATTCAGCAACTGCAATCTAAGGCATATCAAGCTTCACAGTTTCTTGCTAAGCATGGTACTGGCTACTACAAACAGTTGCTGGAGCAGAACAAACAGTATATTGTAGAGCCACCTACTGTTGAAAAATGCAATGAATTGTCCAAGCAGTTGCTATACACGCGTCTTGCCAG CATCCCTGGCCGTTATGAGTCATTTTGGAAGGAAGTCGATTCTGTCAAGCATATGTGGAGGAATAGAAAGGAATTGAAGGTTGAAGATGCAGGCATTGCTGCTTTGTTCGGCTTGGAGTGCTTTGCATGGTACTGTGCTGGTGAGATAGTAGGAAGAGGATTTACATTCACTGGTTACTATGTCTGA